The proteins below come from a single Athene noctua chromosome 6, bAthNoc1.hap1.1, whole genome shotgun sequence genomic window:
- the ERH gene encoding enhancer of rudimentary homolog yields the protein MSHTILLVQPTKRPEGRTYADYESVNECMEGVCKMYEEHLKRMNPNSPSITYDISQLFDFIDDLADLSCLVYRADTQTYQPYNKDWIKEKIYVLLRRQAQQASK from the exons ATG tctcaCACAATTCTACTTGTCCAGCCGACCAAGAGGCCAGAAGGCAGAACATACGCTGATTATGAATCGGTGAATGAGTGCATGGAAG GAGTCTGTAAAATGTATGAAGAGCATCTGAAGAGAATGAATCCCAACAGTCCATCCATTACATATGATATCAGCCAGTTGTTTGACTTCATCGATGACTTGGCAGACCTCAGCTGTCTTGT ttacCGTGCTGATACTCAGACATACCAACCATACAATAAAGACTGGATAAAGGAGAAGATCTACGTCCTCCTCCGCAGGCAGGCCCAGCAAGCAAGCAAATAA